A window from Vigna angularis cultivar LongXiaoDou No.4 chromosome 7, ASM1680809v1, whole genome shotgun sequence encodes these proteins:
- the LOC108337030 gene encoding uncharacterized protein LOC108337030, with amino-acid sequence MPEKPPPTLERYDGSVDPDNHLRNFIDAMAFYTDNDPVICRAFSLSLKDEALEWYHTLPQNSVDCFATVEALFRKQYATNRRPKMTHVELVNTKHEKDETLKAFMQRYNETARRVKDVNHTFIINNLPSCLRPGYFAEQLYADPPKSMEELQATIAKFIRIEDLRNSRKKQQHESPNSGTKKDMKRSSNDYKTDRPPRKESGWTPKYDRYTSLNAPRAKVLEEALHAELFTVRRKATPKNADGSKACRLHLNHGHDTEECNIVKDELERLIRAGYLQKYIKERTSTRAATPSRKETSRRSPERSPPKDDRRRRRSRSQPRHSERERSV; translated from the coding sequence ATGCCGGAAAAGCCCCCTCCAACGTTAGAAAGATACGACGGCTCAGTAGACCCCGACAATCATCTCCGCAACTTCATAGATGCCATGGCGTTCTACACGGATAATGATCCCGTCATTTGCCGAGCTTTTTCGTTGTCCCTGAAAGATGAGGCACTAGAGTGGTATCACACACTTCCTCAAAATTCAGTGGATTGCTTCGCTACCGTAGAAGCTCTCTTTCGAAAACAGTATGCTACCAACAGAAGACCGAAGATGACTCATGTTGAGCTCGTAAACACCAAACATGAGAAAGATGAAACCCTGAAGGCTTTCATGCAGAGATACAACGAGACGGCCAGACGTGTAAAAGACGTGAACCACACGTTTATAATCAACAATCTACCCTCGTGTTTAAGGCCGGGATATTTCGCGGAACAGTTGTACGCCGATCCTCCAAAGTCTATGGAAGAACTCCAGGCAACGATCGCGAAATTCATTCGCATTGAGGACCTCAGAAACTCCAGGAAAAAACAACAGCATGAAAGTCCTAACAGTGGTACCAAGAAAGACATGAAGCGGTCGTCCAACGACTATAAAACCGATCGACCTCCTCGAAAAGAGTCGGGGTGGACTCCCAAATACGATCGTTATACATCCCTCAACGCACCTAGGGCAAAGGTGCTCGAAGAGGCGTTGCACGCAGAACTCTTCACCGTTCGGCGGAAGGCCACGCCAAAGAATGCTGATGGCAGTAAAGCGTGTCGCCTCCATTTGAACCATGGTCATGATACCGAGGAGTGTAACATAGTGAAAGATGAGCTAGAAAGACTCATCCGCGCGGGGTATctccaaaaatatataaaggagAGAACATCCACCAGAGCAGCGACGCCCAGTAGGAAGGAAACCTCCCGGCGAAGTCCCGAACGATCACCCCCCAAGGACGACCGACGAAGACGACGATCCCGGAGCCAACCCCGACACTCAGAGAGAGAGAGGTCGGTCTGA
- the LOC108337764 gene encoding uncharacterized protein LOC108337764, translating into MAVSDAVVSNLTVLYVAVIACIKAYGFVCGRSFGGAFVLLVSTATVALILVATLTWDVSRKATYAFAADHSPPPSPPHHAHEPCKGGICWHGVAVRSPASQVRFRLPQNLPHTTL; encoded by the coding sequence atgGCTGTGTCTGATGCTGTAGTGAGTAACCTAACGGTGCTGTACGTGGCGGTGATCGCCTGCATCAAGGCGTATGGCTTCGTTTGCGGACGCAGCTTCGGCGGCGCCTTCGTCCTGCTCGTTTCCACTGCCACCGTCGCACTCATTCTCGTCGCCACGCTCACCTGGGACGTCTCTCGTAAGGCCACCTACGCCTTCGCCGCCGATCACTCTCCGCCGCCATCCCCGCCGCATCACGCGCACGAGCCGTGCAAGGGTGGCATCTGTTGGCACGGCGTCGCCGTGCGCTCGCCGGCATCGCAGGTTCGCTTCAGACTCCCGCAGAATCTTCCTCACACAACTTTGTGA